A region of Zeugodacus cucurbitae isolate PBARC_wt_2022May chromosome 5, idZeuCucr1.2, whole genome shotgun sequence DNA encodes the following proteins:
- the LOC105219432 gene encoding autophagy protein 5 — protein sequence MAHDREILRMIWEGQIAICFQADPEEIVGLQQPENFYLMVSRLSYLPLVTDKVKKYFSRYISHEQQDGNVWFDYNGIPLKLHYPIGVLYDQLYPEEDSVPWYLTIHFSKFPEDVLVKLSTRDLLESHFMSCLKEADVLKHRGQIISSMQKKDHNQLWQGLSNDKFDQFWAINRRLMEPNGDQETFKYIPVRFYTDDDVYVQKLITPLNKNGQKKTVGEMMDELSTPHRKVVEIRTQGISIHGGANLQWLSEHLSYPDNFLHLFLVYDSNI from the exons ATGGCCCATGATCGGGAGATTCTAAGAATGATTTGGGAGGGTCAAATCGCTATTTGCTTTCAAGCCGATCCCGAAGAAATTGTTGGTTTACAACAGCCAGAAAACTTTTACTTAATGGTCTCTCGTTTAAGTTATTTGCCATTAGTTACAGATaag gtaaaaaaatattttagtcggTATATATCACATGAACAACAAGATGGAAATGTGTGGTTTGATTACAATGGAATACCTTTAAAATTACACTATCCCATAG GTGTTCTATATGATCAATTGTATCCCGAAGAAGACAGTGTGCCATGGTATCTTACAATACATTTTTCTAAATTCCCAGAAGACGTCTTGGTAAAGCTCTCAACGAG agATCTCTTGGAATCACACTTTATGTCATGTTTAAAGGAAGCTGATGTTCTTAAGCATCGAGGGCAAATAATATCTTCTATGCAAAAGAAGGATCACAACCAACTCTGGCAAGGATTAAGCAATGATAAGTTTGACCAGTTTTGGGCAATTAATCGTCGTTTGATGGAGCCAAATGGCGACCAAGAAACTTTCAAATACATTCCAGTTCGATTTTATACTGAT gatGATGTCTACGTTCAAAAATTGATAACACCACTTAATAAAAACGGGCAAAAGAAAACTGTTGGTGAAATGATGGATGAGCTGTCGACTCCACATAGAAAAGTTG TTGAAATACGTACCCAAGGCATCAGCATTCACGGAGGAGCAAATTTACAATGGTTATCTGAACATTTAAGTTATCCGGATAATTTTCTTCACTTGTTTTTAGTTTATGAttctaatatttaa
- the LOC105219431 gene encoding protein ABHD11 isoform X2 translates to MGGGFLAKRWKFKHLLFCSMPRSFSNISTIQMAYTLFGKNNSQLLPLIIMHGLFGSQRNWKSVAQKLEKKVDKMIYTVDARNHGDSPHTSEHSSANMAADVTEFMKSRGITKTCAMGHSMGGRTMMHLALKNPELVDRAIIIDISPIAVPGDFHHMDEIFKAMDKVQIPTKYSMGEGRKIAENQIKKAVGVQATVEFILMNLRKRDNGEFYWIPNISTLHKNLRLFNDFKEHVKDLPPFKGPVMFICGNQSNFVEAW, encoded by the exons ATGGGTGGTGGATTCTTAGCAAAGCGTTGGAAATTTAAACATTTGTTATTTTGCTCAATGCCGCGTTCGTTTTCCAACATAAGTACTATACAAATGGCATATACACTTTTTGGGAAAAATAACTCGCAACTTTTGCCTTTAATAATAATGCATGGGCTTTTTGGTTCGCAGCGTAATTGGAAATCTGTAGCACAAAAATTGGAGAAAAAGGTGGACAAAATG aTATATACTGTAGATGCGAGAAATCATGGTGATAGTCCTCATACATCTGAACATAGTTCTGCTAATATGGCAGCAGATGTTACAGAATTCATGAAAAGTAGAGGAATTACAAAGACATGTGCAATGGGGCATAGCATGGGAGGCAGGACCATGATGCACTTAGCACTTAAAAAC CCTGAGTTAGTGGATCGGGCAATTATTATTGACATATCTCCCATTGCAGTGCCAGGAGATTTTCATCATATGgatgaaatatttaaagcaatGGATAAAGTCCAAATCCCTACGAAATATTCAATGGGAGAAGGGCGCAAAATAGctgaaaatcaaattaaaaaagcgGTGGGAGTCCAAGCAACTGTTGAGTTTATATTAATGAATTTAAGAAAACGAGATAATGGAGA ATTCTATTGGATTCCTAATATTAGTACTCTTCACAAGAATTTGAGATTATTCAACGACTTCAAGGAGCATGTGAAGGATTTACCACCATTTAAAGGGCCAGTGATGTTCATCTGTGGAAATCAATCCAATTTTGTCGA agCATGGTAA
- the LOC105219431 gene encoding protein ABHD11 isoform X1 has protein sequence MGGGFLAKRWKFKHLLFCSMPRSFSNISTIQMAYTLFGKNNSQLLPLIIMHGLFGSQRNWKSVAQKLEKKVDKMIYTVDARNHGDSPHTSEHSSANMAADVTEFMKSRGITKTCAMGHSMGGRTMMHLALKNPELVDRAIIIDISPIAVPGDFHHMDEIFKAMDKVQIPTKYSMGEGRKIAENQIKKAVGVQATVEFILMNLRKRDNGEFYWIPNISTLHKNLRLFNDFKEHVKDLPPFKGPVMFICGNQSNFVDPKSWPDIQQMFPNSELHWLDAGHLVHFEQPDKFVNLVVEFLKR, from the exons ATGGGTGGTGGATTCTTAGCAAAGCGTTGGAAATTTAAACATTTGTTATTTTGCTCAATGCCGCGTTCGTTTTCCAACATAAGTACTATACAAATGGCATATACACTTTTTGGGAAAAATAACTCGCAACTTTTGCCTTTAATAATAATGCATGGGCTTTTTGGTTCGCAGCGTAATTGGAAATCTGTAGCACAAAAATTGGAGAAAAAGGTGGACAAAATG aTATATACTGTAGATGCGAGAAATCATGGTGATAGTCCTCATACATCTGAACATAGTTCTGCTAATATGGCAGCAGATGTTACAGAATTCATGAAAAGTAGAGGAATTACAAAGACATGTGCAATGGGGCATAGCATGGGAGGCAGGACCATGATGCACTTAGCACTTAAAAAC CCTGAGTTAGTGGATCGGGCAATTATTATTGACATATCTCCCATTGCAGTGCCAGGAGATTTTCATCATATGgatgaaatatttaaagcaatGGATAAAGTCCAAATCCCTACGAAATATTCAATGGGAGAAGGGCGCAAAATAGctgaaaatcaaattaaaaaagcgGTGGGAGTCCAAGCAACTGTTGAGTTTATATTAATGAATTTAAGAAAACGAGATAATGGAGA ATTCTATTGGATTCCTAATATTAGTACTCTTCACAAGAATTTGAGATTATTCAACGACTTCAAGGAGCATGTGAAGGATTTACCACCATTTAAAGGGCCAGTGATGTTCATCTGTGGAAATCAATCCAATTTTGTCGA TCCTAAGAGTTGGCCGGATATTCAGCAAATGTTCCCTAACTCAGAACTACATTGGCTTGATGCGGGTCATTTAGTGCATTTTGAACAGCCagataaatttgttaatttagtcgtagaatttttaaaacgctaa
- the LOC105219434 gene encoding uncharacterized protein LOC105219434: protein MISKSNNTQVPTAAINILPNTHTIINMASNGGANNLTNNSKMGSRRIFTPHFKLQVLESYRKDSDCKGNQRATARKYNIHRRQIQKWLQCESNLRSSVASINHSGLKHQFHNVSQQQQQQVPIMIPTNSNSQFGYHHFESKSQQLPLDTARHSVATNSTTVPSIPVVVPSTNASTQGVYAAANLAAVVAAAAAAGAIAIASTSTTNTSSPLCQTVVSGNTAGISSPILHTHHLQPHHHHHHHHYDTPYTHTSSNMSIPMPVLTHISPQHHRHYPYNLPPHTHTLLQPQSRVSTIPSLMSSTCLPVTVLSSTDLASSSAPQPNITPEEVLYKRSEGNNSIEFNEHETKIVVDNVEDCCIRKSLNKYSHSTCIENGYQKEYALQSYNATQESSNTPCLTVTPIDLSIGSRRENAENINCSLRHLPSADDVAENKNENVVDLTFRKRKVILRNDQTHKHMRNSENDSKTLFTKVKECNESDDDDIEVEMEIKSAPPKPVKLFKPYLLDEKDEKFYEHDSKPTSGKKVFNENESRLYSLYKVASDGKPNNFNLSNVPEHNFQVESTYFQGCKPLNLPSAFHMTAISALSPVIPCAEGSPVSGYESSSSTYSESSYREKYYRRNVERTCNIDLQVHAVCENLTYQENCVGKWFNHDTNSNPPATNASIVLYA from the coding sequence atgATATCTAAGTCAAATAATACACAAGTGCcaacagcagcaataaatattttaccaaacacacatacaataataaatatggcAAGTAATGGCGGTGCGAACAACCTCACAAATAATTCGAAAATGGGTTCTCGCCGAATATTTACACCTCATTTCAAGCTTCAAGTATTAGAATCATATCGAAAAGATAGTGATTGCAAGGGTAATCAACGGGCAACTGCGAGAAAGTACAATATACATAGGAGACAAATTCAAAAGTGGTTACAATGTGAATCGAATTTAAGATCTTCAGTTGCAAGTATAAATCACAGTGGATTAAAACATCAGTTTCATAATgttagtcaacaacaacaacagcaagtgccGATTATGATCCCAACGAATAGTAATAGTCAGTTCGGCTACCATCACTTTGAAAGTAAATCTCAACAACTGCCCTTGGACACAGCCAGACATAGTGTCGCTACAAATTCTACAACAGTGCCATCAATACCAGTTGTGGTTCCATCAACGAATGCATCAACACAAGGGGTGTATGCAGCGGCGAACTTGGCCGCCGTTGTGGCTGCCGCCGCTGCAGCTGGTGCTATAGCGATTGCCAGCACTTCAACTACAAACACATCGTCACCTTTATGTCAGACTGTAGTAAGTGGCAACACTGCGGGGATATCGTCACCTATTCTTCATACTCACCACCTTCAGcctcaccaccaccaccatcatcatcattacGATAcaccatacacacatacttctTCAAATATGTCTATACCAATGCCCGTTCTAACACACATTTCCCCGCAACATCATCGGCACTACCCATACAACTTACCTCCGCATACCCACACACTTTTACAACCACAATCTCGGGTGTCAACAATACCGTCATTAATGTCGTCAACTTGTCTACCTGTGACTGTTTTGTCTTCAACCGACTTGGCTTCTTCGAGTGCGCCACAACCAAACATAACGCCGGAAGAAGTCCTATACAAACGAAGTGAGGGCaataattcaattgaatttaacGAACATGAAACGAAAATTGTTGTGGATAACGTTGAAGATTGTTGTATCCGtaaatctttaaataaatattctcatAGTACATGTATTGAGAATGGATATCAAAAGGAATATGCATTGCAAAGCTATAACGCAACACAAGAATCATCAAACACACCGTGCCTAACTGTTACGCCAATCGATCTATCTATTGGCTCTCGACGTGAGAATGCTGAGAACATAAATTGTAGTTTGAGACATTTACCAAGTGCTGATGATGTGGCTGAAAATAAAAACGAGAATGTAGTTGATTTGACTTTTAGGAAGCGCAAGGTTATTTTGAGAAATGACCAAACTCACAAACACATGCGAAATTCGGAAAATGATTCTAAAACTTTATTTACAAAAGTTAAAGAATGCAATGaaagtgatgatgatgatatcgaagttgaaatggaaataaaatcagCTCCCCCAAAAccagtaaaattatttaaaccatATCTTCTTGACGAAAAAGATGAAAAATTTTACGAACATGATAGTAAGCCAACTTCTGGTAAAAAAGTTTTCAATGAAAACGAGAGTCGCCTATATTCACTATATAAAGTGGCAAGTGATGGGAAACCAAACAATTTTAATCTATCAAATGTTCCCGAACATAATTTTCAAGTAGAGAGTACGTACTTTCAAGGATGCAAGCCATTAAATCTTCCAAGTGCCTTTCATATGACTGCAATATCAGCTTTGTCTCCAGTGATTCCATGTGCCGAAGGATCTCCCGTTTCAGGATATGAGAGTTCCTCTTCAACATATAGCGAGTCATCATATAGGGAGAAGTATTACAGAAGAAATGTAGAACGAACATGTAATATTGACCTACAAGTACACGCAGTCTGTGAGAATTTGACTTACCAAGAGAACTGCGTAGGAAAATGGTTCAACCACGACACAAACTCAAACCCACCGGCAACTAATGCTTCCATTGTTTTGTATGCTTAA